In Streptomyces thermolilacinus SPC6, a single genomic region encodes these proteins:
- a CDS encoding BCCT family transporter — MSTEPMDQSPPGAPPGTSAEPSPDRILVTIGFTAVLAVVLWAWLGKDSFDSASSTSLSWVLDNFGWLFVVAADVFLVLCLVIALSRFGRIRLGKDDSEPEFGNLAWIAMMFSAGMGIGLMFYGVGEPLTHYLTPPPATGVRAESSEAARAAMEYSFFHWTLTPWAIYGIAGLALAYAGFRKGRGNRLSAAFVPLIGARRAGSWPGRLIDLLAVFATVFGTATSLGLGALQVAEGLDLTTGLTATRTSQLVIIAVLSAAFVLSAFSGLHRGIKWLSTLNITLAALLMVFVFLVGPTVYILDSIPASVGGYLQNLLPMASRTGAFSDHSWLGAWTIFYWAWWLSWAPFVGTFIARISHGRTIREFLIGVLLVPSGATVVWFCVMGGSALRLQSTGAADLAGAVADGAEASLFAMLDALPLGVITSFVAMVLVMTYFITSADSASLVMGSLTSRGALHPPTWLVVGWGVLMASVAAVLLVVGGLNSLQTATILVALPFVVVMLCLCWALLKELREDPGAGLVRHPALHGLRDVVRIMVGDAVTEQSPSRHHRLRRAARARSESEDDTGQGEGPA; from the coding sequence ATGAGCACGGAACCGATGGATCAGTCCCCGCCCGGCGCTCCCCCGGGCACCTCAGCGGAACCCTCGCCGGACCGCATCCTGGTGACGATCGGCTTCACCGCCGTTCTCGCCGTCGTGCTGTGGGCCTGGCTGGGCAAGGACTCCTTCGACAGCGCGTCGTCGACGAGCCTGTCCTGGGTGCTGGACAACTTCGGCTGGCTGTTCGTGGTGGCCGCCGACGTGTTCCTCGTCCTGTGCCTGGTGATCGCCCTCAGCCGGTTCGGCCGCATCCGGCTGGGCAAGGACGACTCGGAGCCCGAGTTCGGGAACCTGGCGTGGATCGCGATGATGTTCAGCGCCGGCATGGGCATCGGCCTGATGTTCTACGGCGTCGGGGAGCCGCTCACCCACTATCTGACCCCGCCCCCGGCGACCGGGGTGCGGGCGGAGTCGTCCGAGGCGGCCCGCGCGGCGATGGAGTACTCGTTCTTCCACTGGACGCTCACCCCGTGGGCGATCTACGGAATCGCCGGGCTGGCCCTGGCGTACGCGGGCTTCCGCAAGGGACGCGGCAACCGGCTGAGCGCGGCGTTCGTACCGCTGATCGGAGCGCGCCGCGCGGGGTCCTGGCCGGGCCGGCTGATCGATCTGCTGGCGGTGTTCGCCACGGTGTTCGGCACGGCGACCAGCCTGGGCCTGGGCGCGCTCCAGGTGGCGGAGGGCCTGGACCTGACCACGGGGCTGACGGCGACGCGTACGAGCCAGCTGGTGATCATCGCGGTGCTGTCGGCGGCGTTCGTGCTGTCGGCGTTCTCCGGGCTGCACCGGGGCATCAAGTGGCTGTCCACGCTGAACATCACGCTCGCGGCGCTGCTGATGGTGTTCGTGTTCCTGGTCGGGCCGACGGTGTACATCCTCGACTCGATCCCCGCGTCGGTCGGCGGCTATCTCCAGAACCTGCTGCCGATGGCGTCGCGTACGGGCGCGTTCTCGGACCACTCGTGGCTGGGCGCCTGGACGATCTTCTACTGGGCGTGGTGGCTGTCGTGGGCGCCGTTCGTGGGCACGTTCATCGCCCGGATCTCCCACGGCCGGACGATCCGCGAGTTCCTCATCGGCGTGCTGCTGGTGCCGAGCGGTGCCACGGTCGTCTGGTTCTGCGTGATGGGCGGCTCGGCGCTGCGGCTCCAGTCGACGGGCGCGGCGGACCTGGCTGGCGCCGTGGCGGACGGGGCGGAGGCGTCGCTGTTCGCGATGCTGGACGCGCTGCCGCTGGGCGTGATCACGTCGTTCGTGGCGATGGTGCTCGTGATGACGTACTTCATCACCAGCGCCGACTCGGCGTCGCTGGTGATGGGCTCGCTGACCAGCCGGGGCGCGCTGCACCCGCCCACGTGGCTGGTGGTCGGCTGGGGTGTGCTGATGGCGTCGGTCGCCGCGGTGCTGCTGGTCGTGGGCGGGCTGAACTCGCTCCAGACGGCGACGATCCTGGTGGCGCTGCCGTTCGTGGTGGTGATGCTGTGCCTGTGCTGGGCGCTGCTGAAGGAGCTGCGGGAGGACCCGGGCGCCGGGCTGGTGCGGCACCCGGCGCTGCACGGTCTGCGGGACGTCGTACGGATCATGGTCGGCGACGCGGTGACGGAGCAGTCGCCGTCGCGGCACCACCGGCTGCGACGCGCGGCACGGGCCCGCAGCGAGTCGGAGGACGACACCGGCCAGGGCGAAGGACCGGCGTGA
- a CDS encoding NUDIX domain-containing protein, translating to MTTTDYAMYIAGLPRVLAGAAMLFRDGGGRVLVVEPNYREGWTLPGGTIESDEGETPRQAARRETLEEIGLDVAPGRLLAVDWVLGTARPPLVAYVYDGGVLDDAVFGAIRLQEAELLSWKLITRDEIPAYLPGSLGPRVQAALESLDTGRGPAELENGLPAR from the coding sequence GTGACGACCACCGACTACGCCATGTACATCGCCGGTCTGCCGCGGGTCCTCGCGGGCGCGGCCATGCTGTTCCGGGACGGCGGGGGCCGCGTCCTTGTCGTGGAGCCCAACTACCGCGAGGGGTGGACGCTTCCCGGCGGGACGATCGAGTCCGACGAGGGGGAGACGCCACGTCAGGCGGCCCGCAGGGAGACGCTGGAGGAGATCGGTCTCGACGTGGCGCCGGGTCGGCTCCTGGCCGTCGACTGGGTGCTGGGCACGGCCCGCCCGCCGCTGGTGGCGTACGTGTACGACGGCGGCGTGCTGGACGACGCGGTGTTCGGCGCGATCCGGCTCCAGGAGGCGGAGCTGCTGTCGTGGAAGCTGATCACCCGCGACGAGATCCCGGCGTACCTCCCGGGCAGCCTGGGCCCCCGTGTCCAGGCCGCCCTGGAGTCCCTGGACACGGGCCGGGGCCCGGCAGAACTGGAGAACGGCCTCCCGGCACGGTGA